One window of Candidatus Babeliales bacterium genomic DNA carries:
- the murD gene encoding UDP-N-acetylmuramoyl-L-alanine--D-glutamate ligase translates to MNIPHKNAHLGIWGFGKVGRSAAHYLHEQGYCLSVMDKRVPTAQEQEYVQEKNITWYNEHEQETFFNSCDFIIPSPGINISPLCYATHSAKWVHELDFFYQQCNKPIIAITGSIGKTSVTHILAQLFKELSIPVAVGGNIGTPIFDLIAQQNNVDYTLLEASSFQLMHCTNFAPTLSIWTNFYPNHLDYHPSEAEYFSAKYNIVKHQKNNSLSLIPFTLREKIPAVPIHHIRAYFTITIPGNDQLLSLKDNEQLYYIKSNMVVRYAHGIHTPLMLLTPNLLHLSFIDNMLLIVSVCDLLKISSNTLETVATTINLPEHRVEYSGTIHNVDFYNDSKATTTASTLAAVEKLKNRPLHLFLGGLSKGVDRAPLIAQLKNQVKHIYCFGKEADMLYSMCFDNAIPSTHYANLDSAIKNCIDRIQSGDCVLLSPAGSSYDLYENYEQRGKHFKELIKSYMEKNYLSTRSS, encoded by the coding sequence ATGAATATACCGCATAAAAATGCACATCTTGGCATTTGGGGTTTTGGCAAAGTTGGCAGATCTGCTGCACACTATTTGCACGAACAAGGATATTGTTTAAGTGTGATGGATAAACGCGTCCCAACAGCACAAGAACAAGAATATGTGCAAGAAAAAAATATAACCTGGTACAACGAACATGAACAAGAAACATTTTTTAATTCTTGTGATTTCATTATTCCTTCTCCTGGGATTAACATAAGCCCCCTGTGTTACGCGACGCATAGTGCAAAATGGGTACATGAATTAGATTTTTTCTATCAGCAATGTAACAAGCCAATTATTGCCATTACCGGCAGCATTGGTAAAACTTCAGTTACTCATATTCTTGCGCAACTTTTTAAGGAACTATCAATTCCCGTTGCTGTAGGCGGAAACATTGGAACACCAATCTTTGACTTAATTGCACAGCAAAATAATGTTGATTATACGTTGCTGGAAGCCTCTAGCTTTCAACTGATGCATTGCACAAACTTTGCACCAACGCTTTCTATCTGGACAAATTTTTATCCAAACCATCTTGATTATCACCCATCGGAAGCTGAATATTTTTCGGCAAAATATAATATTGTAAAACATCAGAAGAATAATAGCTTGTCTCTCATTCCATTTACGTTACGTGAGAAAATTCCTGCTGTACCCATACATCACATACGAGCATATTTTACAATAACCATTCCAGGAAACGATCAGTTACTTAGTTTAAAAGATAATGAACAACTTTATTATATTAAATCCAACATGGTAGTGCGTTATGCACATGGCATACACACACCTCTTATGCTACTCACACCAAACCTATTACATCTTTCTTTTATCGATAATATGCTTCTTATTGTAAGCGTGTGCGATTTATTAAAAATTAGCTCCAACACACTAGAAACAGTAGCAACAACAATAAATCTACCCGAACATCGCGTCGAATACAGTGGCACCATACATAACGTTGATTTTTATAATGATTCTAAAGCTACCACAACAGCATCAACCCTTGCCGCTGTTGAAAAATTAAAAAATCGCCCTCTTCACCTTTTTTTGGGTGGATTGAGCAAAGGAGTTGATCGTGCGCCACTTATTGCACAGTTAAAAAATCAAGTGAAGCATATTTATTGTTTTGGTAAAGAAGCTGATATGCTGTACAGCATGTGCTTTGACAATGCAATTCCCTCAACACATTATGCCAATCTTGATTCTGCTATTAAAAATTGTATTGATAGAATACAATCTGGAGATTGTGTATTGCTATCTCCTGCAGGAAGTAGTTACGATCTATATGAAAATTATGAACAACGAGGAAAGCATTTTAAAGAATTGATTAAATCGTACATGGAAAAAAATTACCTCTCCACGCGCTCATCCTGA
- a CDS encoding tyrosine-type recombinase/integrase, with product MKTLYESFNMDELIHPFIAAQDISLNSRTTYINALVQFARWCKEKQIVYPKHETVLSYKFWLDSKQLSSYTKAVYIVVIKRFFLWADESGLYENISRKVKGIKRYSKSHQKESLSIDSLKKLLSSINCSDIRGKRDFALINILVRTGLRLKEIASATLEDMYEQRGEMLLWIHGKGRSSKDEFVLLTPQTLTSLHDYLQVRVIKNEKEPLFVSLSDRNYGKKLTIFSLSRIIKRRLRAAGFDSKRITAHSLRHTFGVLSMQAGASLYEVQLAMRHTAPTTTQLYLGDIERIKRLEASPERKMSNLLDV from the coding sequence ATGAAGACTTTGTATGAAAGTTTTAATATGGATGAATTGATTCATCCTTTTATTGCAGCACAAGACATTTCTCTTAATTCTCGTACTACCTACATTAATGCATTGGTACAGTTTGCACGTTGGTGTAAAGAAAAACAGATTGTCTATCCAAAGCACGAAACAGTTTTATCGTACAAATTTTGGCTTGATTCAAAACAGCTCAGTTCATATACAAAAGCAGTGTACATTGTAGTGATTAAGCGATTTTTTTTATGGGCAGATGAGTCAGGATTATATGAGAATATTTCACGCAAGGTAAAAGGGATTAAACGTTATTCAAAAAGTCACCAGAAAGAATCACTTTCTATTGATTCACTCAAAAAATTATTATCATCAATTAATTGTTCTGATATACGTGGTAAGCGTGATTTTGCGTTGATTAATATTTTGGTGCGTACGGGACTTCGACTTAAAGAAATTGCATCAGCAACGCTAGAAGATATGTATGAACAACGTGGAGAAATGTTATTGTGGATACACGGAAAAGGGCGATCTAGTAAAGATGAATTTGTTTTATTAACACCACAAACATTAACATCGTTACATGATTATTTACAAGTGCGTGTCATCAAAAATGAAAAAGAACCATTATTTGTTTCATTAAGTGATCGTAATTATGGAAAAAAGTTAACCATATTCTCACTCTCTCGTATCATTAAACGTCGATTGCGTGCAGCAGGGTTTGATAGTAAGCGAATCACTGCGCATAGTTTGCGTCACACATTTGGTGTACTTTCTATGCAGGCAGGAGCTTCACTGTATGAAGTACAGCTCGCCATGCGTCACACAGCACCAACAACAACACAATTGTATTTAGGTGATATTGAACGGATTAAGCGATTAGAAGCATCTCCCGAAAGAAAAATGAGCAATTTATTGGATGTTTAA
- the thyX gene encoding FAD-dependent thymidylate synthase — translation MENHSLKIDTTTAYFVPENNIDPLGDGISSVELVRVSGSDLDVVNAARVSYGKTSTEVTDRDKKLIGFLMEHNHTSPFEHNQFSFRIKAPIFVARQWMRHRMNSYNEISYRYVKASLEFYVPPKWRSQDLKNKQASIGSFDNAEFTQKFKESIAQSVQAYEYLLENGVGREIARSVLPLCTYTEFIFTCNLHSLMHFLKLRLHAGAQYEIRMYAQTLLKLALPHFPISLGEWKRIHAAELEIEEDLFTQNFTAAVE, via the coding sequence ATGGAAAACCATTCATTAAAAATTGATACTACAACAGCATACTTTGTGCCAGAAAACAATATAGATCCACTTGGAGATGGCATCAGCTCAGTTGAACTTGTACGTGTGTCAGGATCTGACCTTGATGTTGTCAATGCCGCGCGTGTTTCTTATGGTAAAACATCAACAGAAGTAACTGATCGTGATAAAAAATTGATTGGTTTTCTTATGGAACATAATCACACAAGTCCATTTGAACATAATCAATTTTCTTTCCGTATTAAAGCACCAATCTTTGTTGCTCGCCAGTGGATGCGCCATCGTATGAATTCCTATAATGAAATTAGTTACCGCTATGTAAAAGCATCTCTTGAATTTTATGTACCACCAAAATGGCGATCACAAGATCTTAAAAATAAACAAGCTTCTATTGGTTCATTTGATAACGCAGAGTTTACACAAAAATTTAAAGAATCAATTGCACAAAGTGTACAAGCATACGAATATTTACTTGAAAATGGTGTAGGCAGAGAAATTGCGCGGAGCGTGTTGCCATTGTGCACGTACACGGAATTTATTTTCACGTGTAATTTACATTCGCTCATGCATTTTTTAAAATTACGCTTGCACGCAGGAGCGCAGTACGAAATAAGAATGTATGCACAAACATTGCTCAAACTGGCACTACCACATTTCCCTATTTCACTTGGTGAATGGAAGCGTATTCATGCTGCTGAATTAGAAATTGAAGAAGATCTATTTACTCAGAACTTTACTGCTGCTGTTGAGTAA
- the ftsW gene encoding putative lipid II flippase FtsW encodes MISKKLPLYSDLNVFLTIIATLILIGCLFVYSSSSVYALETFGSSVFFVKRQLAGLGLGFFALCIGRASPLNFIRRTAPLLFLGSLGLVIMTLLPTFSRTIHGSSRWLSFAGFSFQPSELLKITLLFYVAYFLEKKTQKGSIALKQFIPFCTLISLMCIALLKQPDFGMTITLLLTTIILFFCAHAQIKHIIVTLIGLAASAALLILFRPYRLQRVLTFLNPWQDPKGSGFQIIQSLIAIGSGNWLGTGIAHSRQKFFYLPMQHTDFIFSIIAEETGLIGCMFLITLFILLLYFGIRIAHQLTSTFNTLVVLGFMILIHLQTVMNMAVATGLAPTKGVGMPFISYGNTSLVCYLFMIGVIINMVRESKN; translated from the coding sequence ATGATTTCAAAAAAACTACCCCTCTACTCAGACCTCAATGTATTTCTTACCATAATTGCAACGCTTATTCTTATTGGATGCCTTTTTGTATATTCATCAAGTTCTGTCTACGCGCTTGAAACATTTGGTTCATCAGTCTTTTTTGTAAAACGTCAGCTTGCAGGACTTGGTCTTGGGTTTTTTGCACTCTGCATTGGCCGCGCATCACCACTCAATTTTATCAGGCGCACTGCACCTCTTTTGTTTTTAGGCTCACTTGGTCTTGTTATTATGACATTACTGCCAACATTTTCTCGCACCATTCATGGATCAAGCAGATGGCTTTCTTTTGCTGGTTTTTCATTTCAGCCTAGTGAATTACTTAAAATAACATTACTGTTTTACGTCGCTTATTTTCTTGAAAAAAAAACACAAAAGGGAAGCATTGCACTCAAACAATTTATTCCTTTTTGTACGCTTATCAGCCTTATGTGCATCGCCCTTCTCAAACAACCCGATTTTGGTATGACCATCACACTACTATTGACCACCATTATTTTATTCTTTTGCGCACACGCACAAATCAAGCACATCATAGTCACACTTATTGGCCTTGCTGCAAGTGCAGCTTTACTCATCCTTTTTCGCCCTTATCGATTGCAACGTGTATTAACATTCTTAAATCCTTGGCAAGATCCTAAAGGAAGTGGTTTTCAAATTATTCAATCTTTGATAGCAATTGGTTCTGGTAACTGGTTAGGTACGGGAATTGCGCACTCACGACAAAAGTTTTTTTATCTTCCCATGCAACATACCGATTTTATATTCTCAATTATTGCCGAAGAAACAGGATTAATTGGATGCATGTTTTTAATCACATTGTTCATTTTGCTTTTATATTTTGGCATTCGTATTGCACATCAATTAACGAGTACTTTTAATACATTAGTTGTACTTGGCTTTATGATTCTTATCCATTTACAAACTGTTATGAATATGGCTGTTGCAACAGGATTAGCTCCAACAAAGGGTGTTGGAATGCCGTTTATCAGTTATGGAAACACGTCTCTGGTCTGTTATCTTTTTATGATCGGTGTTATTATAAACATGGTTCGTGAAAGTAAAAATTAA